In Mesorhizobium sp. J428, the genomic window GAACGCCGTGAGCAGCGCCGGTATCCCGTTCCATCCCGGCGCCGAGAAGTTCTACAAGGAAGCGGGCGTCCTGAAGTAGGCCCGTGCTCATCAGAACAGACTGGAGGCGGGAAGCATGCTTCCCGCCTCTGTTCATATCCAAGGGCCGTAAGAACGGCGCCGTGATCGGACGGAACACATGACGCGACCAGACGGCACCGACGGTGAACTTGAGGACGTTCGGCTCGCGCCGATGGAATTGAACGAGGAGGAGGCGCGCGAACTCGAGGAGAAGTTCGATTCCGAGATGCGCTTCCGCAAGCTTTCGCCGGCAACCGCCTGGCTGGTCGGCTCGGCATTGGTCACGCTGTCGCTGTTCCACTACTACACCGCCGGCTTCGGCCTACTGCACGAGATGGTCCACCGCGGCATCCATCTCTCTTTTGTCCTCGCGCTCGTCTTCCTGGTCTTCCCGTTCTGGAAAAGCGGCTACGACCGTCCCGCGACATCGACGCTTCTCACCCCCCTGGGAATCCCGCTCTACGACTGGATTCTGGCCATCGCCGCAGTCGTCGCCGTCGCGCATGTGCCGCTCATCCCGCTGGACGAACTGGCGTTCCGCGTCGGCAACCCGACCCGGACGGACGTGGCGCTCGGCCTGACGTTGATCGTCGTGCTGCTCGAGGCGACCCGCCGCTCGGTCGGCTGGCCGCTTCCGATCATCGCGCTTCTGTTCATGGCCTACGCGCTCTTCGGCCCTTGGATGCCGAGCATCCTGGTTCATCCGGGCAACACGGTCGCGCAGCTCGTCGACCATCTCTATCTGACCACGCAGGGTATCTACGGCATCGCGCTTGGCGTCGTGGCGACCTACGTTTTCCACTTCGTCCTGTTCGGTGTGTTCGCGACCCGCATCGGCCTCGGCCAGCTCTTTCTCGACTGCGCCGCCTGGGTGGCCGGACGCTATGCCGGCGGCCCTGCGAAAGTGTCCATCTTCGGCTCGGCGCTGTTCGGCATGATCTCGGGATCCTCGGTTGCCAACACCGTCACGGTGGGTTCGCTGACCATCCCGGCGATGATCCGCCTCGGCTACAGACGGCCGTTCGCCGCCGCCGTCGAAGCGGCGTCCTCGACGGGCGGGCAGATCACCCCGCCGATCATGGGAGCGGCCGCCTTCCTGATGATCGAGTTCCTCGAACTGCCCTATACGACGATCATCCTGGCCGCGATCGTGCCGGCCTTCATGCATTTCTTCGGCGTGCTCATGCAGGTCCATTTCGAGGCCAAGCGCAGCGGACTGCGCGGCATGCGGCCGGACGAAATGCCGGACCTGTCGGCTGCATTGAAGCGCGACTGGCCTACCATCATCCCGCTCATCGCGCTGATCGGTGTCCTGCTCGCCGGCTATACGCCCTATCTCGCCGCCTTCTGGGGCATCACGCTGTGCATCGTCGTCGGCCTGCTCAATCCACGTCGCCGCATGACGTTCCTTGAGGTGTTCGAAGGGCTGCGTGACGGCGCGAAATACGCTCTGGCCGTCGGCGCCGCGGCGGCGACCGTCGGCATCGTCGTCGGCGTCGTCACCCTCACCGGCGTCGGCTTCAAGGTGTCCTACATAGTCACCTCGACAGCCGCCGAGATGGCAGCCTTCGTCGGCACGATCCTGCCGGTTGACTGGTTCGCGCCGACCACGCTGACGCTTCTCTTCACGCTGCTTATGACGGGCGTGGTTTGCATCCTGATGGGATGCGGCATCCCGACGACCGCCAATTACATCATCATGGTGACGATCGCCGCCCCATCGCTGGTCATGCTGGGCGTCGAACCCATCGTCGCCCACTTCTTCGTCTTCTACTACGGTGTCCTGGCCGACATCACGCCTCCGGTGGCGCTCGCCGCCTACGCCGCCGCCGGCATGGCCGGGGCCGACCCGTTCAAGACCGGCAACCTTGCCTTCCGCCTTGGACTCGGCAAGGTGCTCGTGCCGTTCGTCTTCGTCTTCTCGCCCTCTCTTCTGCTCGTGACGAAGGACTTCACCTGGTCCAGCTTCATCCTCGCCTTCGGCGGCTGCGCATTCGGCATTGTCTGCCTAAGCGCGGCCCTGTCGCGCTACATGCTGGTTCCCACCAGAGCATGGGAGAACATCTTGCTTGTCGTCGCTGCCATGCTAATGATCGCGCCTGAAGGATATTCCACCGCGATAGGAGCAATCCTGGTCCTGCCGGTGCTCTTGCGCCAGTTCGCCGCCTTCAGGGCACCCCCTGCCCTGGCGAGTTAGTCGTCTGCCAACGGGCAGGCAGTCTCAGCGCCCGATCAGCATCAGCGGCTTGCCGGTCGCGTCGAGGAAGACGACGTTCGTGCCGCGCGTCTCGTATCCGGCGACCTTCTGGATTGCATCGGTGAGCTTCTGCTCGGCGTCGCCGATCTCGCCGGGGCATGCCATCTCCGTCGCCATGCCCGGCGCGAAGGTGACGGCGTTGCCCTCGCCCGGCACGATCTGGGTGCCGATGCGGTTACAGCCGACCGAGAGCGAGACGCGCAATTCCTTGTCGACTTCGAAGGTGAGCTTCGCCGCCGCCGGCAAGGGCTGCAGCGCCCCGTCGGGGCCGGCGAGTTCCATCCGCGTCCAGGCGCCCGACCAGTCGAGGCTCGATTGCGCGGCGGAACTCGTCATCAGCGGGGTCTCCGGCTCGTCTGCGAAGGCGGGCAAGGGTGCGGCGACGATGAATGCTGCGAACATCATTGCAAATCGCGACATGGACGCCTCCTGATCTTGATCAGAAGCCGATCATTCCGGCGAATTGCAGCGCGAGTAAGGCTCCGCCGCGATCGCAGCCTAGTCGCCGGCGAAAGCCATGACGAGGAGGCCGAGCACGATGACGCTCGCGCCGGCCACCACCGGCGCGCTCGCCCATCCATGTCCCATCAGACCCTCGTAGAGGATGATGAACACCGGCGTCAGATAGCTGTAGGCGAGCACCTTGGCCGCAGGCAGCCGCATGGAAGCATATTGGGTGAGAAAGAAGGAACCGCCGCTGGTGAAGGTGGCGAGATAGAGGATGGTCACCCAGACTTCGGTCGGCAGGCTCATCCAGTCCGTGGCGACGATGTCGCGCAGCCCCCACGCCGCCAGGCAGAGACCGGTCGCCGCGACCGTCCATAGCGTGAAGACGACCCCTTCCTCTCCCCGGTTGAAGCGCCGGATCAGCGGCCCGTAGGCCGCGTGGCACAACACGCCGGCAAAGAAGATCAGCTCTCCCCTGCCGACCTCGAAGCGCGCGGCCGCCGCGAGGTCGCCCCGGAAGACGACCCACAGCGACCCGACCGCCGCCAAGACAATGCTCACGACGACCGTGCCGCGCGGCACCTGTCCCAGGAGCAGCCAGCCGAAGCCGGCACTGGCGATCGGCATCAAGGTGAACACCGCTCCGCTCGAGACGGGATCGGTGAACCGGAGCGCGACGAACATGGTGACGAAGAACGCCGCCATCAGTGCGCCGAGCACGCCATAGCGCCAGACCGCGCGCGGCCACTCGATGTGCCCGCCCGTCAATGCCATCGCCACCCCCGTCATGACGCCGGTGCCGATCGCGAAACGCACCGCGTTGAGCGCGGCGGGTGCGACATGTGGCGCAGCAATCGCGCCGAACGAGAAAGATCCCGCCACGAAGGCCGCGAATCCGATCATCGCCAGATGGCCCAGCAGCTTCTGCCGGCCGGTGGCGAAAAGCGTATGCCTTGGCGCGACGCTCATCCGTCCGCGGCCGGTGCGCCAGCTACTCCGCCGGCTCGGCCACCTTGGCGGGAGCCTTGGACATCGGGTTGTTCGGGTGCTGCGTCCAGTTGGCATAGTTCGGCTGGACGATCTTGCCCGTCCGCTGGTCGAGCGCCCCCGCCGCAAGCGGCACCATGTCGATGCAGCCTTCGACTGGGCAGACATTGACGCACAGGTTGCAGCCCACGCACTCGTCCTCCATCACCTCGAAATGCCGCACGCCATCAACCATCGAGGTGATCGCCTGGTGCGAGGTGTCCTCGCAGGCGATGTGGCAGCGGCCGCACTTGATGCAGAGATCCTGGTCGATGTGCGCCTTGGTGATGTAGTTGAGGTTGAGATACTGCCAGTCGGTGACGTTCGGCGTGGCGCGGCCGATGATGTCGTCGAGGCTCCGATGGCCCTTCTCGTCCATCCAGTTCTCCAGCCCCGCGATCATCTCCTGCACGATCTTGAAGCCGTAGGTCATCGCCGCCGTGCAGACCTGCACATTGCCGGCGCCGAGCGCCAGGAACTCAGCCGCGTCGCGCCAGGTGGTCACGCCGCCGATGCCGGAGATCGGCAGGCCGCGCGTCTGCGGGTCGCGCGCGATCTCCGCCACCATGTTGAGCGCGATCGGCTTCACCGCCGGCCCGCAATAGCCGCCGTGGCTGCCCTTGCCGTCGATCGACGGCTCGGGCGAGAACGTGTCGAGATTGACCGCGGTGATCGACGAGATCGTGTTGATCAGCGACACCGCGTCAGCCCCGCCCTTGTGCGCCGCGCGCGCCGGATAGCGGATGTCGGTGATGTTGGGCGTCAGCTTCACGATCACCGGCATGCGGGTGTACTGCTTGCACCAGCGCGCCACCATCTCGATGTATTCGGGCACCTGACCAACGGCCGAGCCCATGCCGCGCTCGCTCATGCCGTGCGGGCAGCCGAAATTGAGCTCGATGCCGTCGCACTCGGTCTCCTCGACCAGCGGCAGGATCGCCTTCCAGGACGCCTCCTCGCACGGCACCATGATCGAGGCGACGAGCGCGCGGTCGGGCCAGTTCTTCTTGACCTGCTTGATCTCCTGCAGGTTGAGCTGCAGGGCGCGGTCGGTGATGAGCTCGATATTGTTGAGGCCGAGCAGCCGCCTGTCCGCGCCCCAGATCGCGCCGTAACGCGGGCCGTTGACGTTGACGACCGGCGGACCTTCCTCGCCCAGGGTCTTCCACACCACGCCGCCCCAGCCCGCCTTGAAGGCGCGCTCGACATTGTAGGCCTTGTCGGTCGGCGGCGCGGAAGCCAGCCAGAACGGGTTCGGGCTCTTGATGCCGACGAAATTGTTACGGATATCAGCCATGGCTCTACCTCAGTTGGCGTCGCTAGCTTTGAACGTAGTCGCGCGGTCTATCTGAATGGCTTGGCCTGTCGCACGTATAATGACCCGACAGAGTTCATCCCAAAGCCCTTGCCGATCGATCTCGCGATCCGACCTAGTCGCGAGTTGTTCTGCGACCTCGTCGCATAGGTCCCCCATCGTGATGAGGGGAAGCCTTGTCGACGAGGCGATAGAGACGCGAAAATGCGCATCTATTGCGTCGATCAAATCGTCATCGTCCCCATCTCCAACGAGATAGAGACTGTTTCTCCGCCCGGTCGCTTCAGCCCAGACCTCTTTCAGTCGACCGAGCAAGCTGGTTACCCCACCAACACCCGGTGAATGCTCTCCGCCGCATCGCGGCCGGCCGCGACGGCGGCCACCGTCAGGTCCTCGCGCGCATCGGCGACACAGTCGCCTCCGGCCCAGACCTTGGGATTGGAGGTCCGCCCCTCGGCGTCCACCTTGATGCGACCCCTGTCCATCGCGATGGTCGCACCCGACCCGTTCAGCGGCGCGGCGTCGAAGGATTGGCCGATCGCCTTGAACACCTGGTCGGCTGCAAGCACCACCGTCTCGCCGGTGCCTGCCAGCCTGCCATCCGTCTCCGCGGTGTATTCCAGCTCGATGCCGGCGACCTTGCCGTTTGCGGCGATCACACGCTTCGGCTGCAGCCAGTGCCGGATGGTCACCCCGTTGGCGGCGGCCAGATCCTGCTCGAACTCGGACGCATTCATCTGCTCCTTGCCGCGGCGGTAGGCGACCGTCACCTCTTCCGCGCCCAGCAGCTTCGACTGCACGGCCGCGTCGATCGCAGTCATGCCGCCGCCGATCACCACGACGCGGCGCCCCACCGGCAAGCCGCCGAGGTCGGAGGCCTGACGCAGCTCGGCGATGAAATCGACCGCGTTGTCGACGCCGACTGCCGTCTCGCCTTCCGCCCGCAGCGCATTGACGCCGCCGAGGCCCATGCCGAGAAATACCGCGTCGTGCCGACGCGGTCAGGTCGGCGAGATGATAGTCGCGGCCCAGCGCCTTGCCGTTCTCGATGGTGATGCCGCCGATCGCGGTAACGTAGTCGACCTCCGCCTGCGCGAAACCGTCGACGCTCTTGTAGGCGGCAATCCCGTATTCGTTGAGCCCGCCCGACTTCGGCTTTGCCTCGAGGATGGTGACGTCGTGTCCCTTGACCGCCAGACGATGTGCGGCCGCGAGGCCCGCCGGGCCCGCACCGACGACGGCGATCCTGCGACCGGTCGGCTCGGCACGGTGGTAGAACTGCTTGCCCTGCCCCATCGCGACATCGGTCGCATAACGCTGCAGCCGGCCGATCTGCACCGGCTTGCCCTCGGCGGTCTCGCGCACGCAGGCCTCCTCGCACAACGTTTCCGTCGGGCAGACGCGGGCGCACATGCCGCCGAGGATGTTCTGGTCGAAGATGGTCTTCGCAGATCCGAGCGGGTTGCCGGTCGCGATCTGGCGGATGAAGAGCGGGATGTCGATGGAGGTCGGGCACGCCTGCATGCAGGGCGCGTCATAGCAGAAGTAGCAGCGATCAGCCTCGACCAGCGCCTCGTGATGGTCGAGCGGCGGATGCAGGTCCGAGAAATTGTCGGCGTATTCGGCTGGCGACAGACGGCCCGCGACGATGCCGTCCCTTAGCTGGCCTGTGGCCATTTCAGCAGTTCCCCTTGTTGTTCGTTGGGAAGATGCTAGCACAGGCAATAATTTTATCAATCGGTCAAAAAATCGGCCAAGCCATTGAATTTCCATCCTAAAAACTTGATAATAATACTCATCTTTAGCCAAAGATCGGCATTAGCAATCCATTAACGATCCTTGCAAACGCGGCCTTCACCTTTCGGGGCGAGAACTGCGGCATGGTTCGCGGGCATTTGACTAAAATGGTCCTTGTCGCCCTGGCGCTCGGCCTGTCGGGCTGCGCCACGCGTCCGCACAGCATCAACAATGTCTGCGCCGTCTTCGAGCAACAGGATGGCTGGATCACCAACTGGCAGCGTTCGGCCAAGGCTGCAGAGCGCCAGCATGGTATTCCGATGGCCATCCTCATGGCCACAATCCGCAAGGAATCCGGCTTCCAGTCCAATGCGCGCCCGCCGCGCACGAAGCTTCTCGGCTTCATCCCGTGGAAGCGCCAGTCGAGCGCCTATGGCTATGCCCAGGCGCTGGACGGCACATGGGAGCAGCATAAGCGCGAGCGCGGCGGCTTCTCCGCCAGCCGCTCCAAGTTCGCCGATGCCGTCGATTTCGTCGGCTGGTACCACGGCAAGACAGTCTCGACTTACGGCGTCGCGCCGAACGACGCGCACAGCCTCTATCTCGCTTACTACTCCGGCTGGTCTGCCTTCGGAAAAGGAAGCTGGCGCTCAAACGCCTCGCTCAAACGCACCGCCCGCGACACCGCCCTCATGGCGCAGAGCTACGAGCGGCAGATGGCCAACTGCCGTTAGCGGTCAGGCGGCCTCGCCTTCCGGCGCGAAGGAGATGACGTTCTCCATGCCGGCGAACACCTCGGCCGGCAGATGGCACTTGACTTGGTGGCCGTCGCCGAGATCGCGCACCGGCGGCACCTCGCGCTCGCACAGTCCGCCCGGCACCAGTTTCTTGTAGTTGCACCGCGTCTGGAATGGGCAGCCGGAGGGCGGGTTCATTGCCGAGGGAATGTCGCCTTCCAGCACGACATGCTTCTTCACCACGCTGGTGTCCGCGATCGGGATCGCCGACAGCAGCGCCTCCGTATAGGGGTGGTAGGGCGGCTGGAAGATCTGGTCGGTCGTCCCCTGCTCGACGATATGGCCGAGATACATGACCACCACGCGGTCGGCGATGTAGCGCACCACCGACAGGTCGTGGCTGATGAACAGCATCGTCGTCTTGTTCTTGCGCTGGATGTCCATCAGAAGTTCGGTGACGGCCGCCTGCACCGACACATCGAGCGCAGACACCGGCTCGTCGGCCACCACTACCTTCGCCATGCCGGCAAAGGCGCGCGCCACGCCGATGCGCTGCTTCTGCCCGCCGGAGAGCTGGCGCGGCATGCGGGTCTCAAAGGCGCGGGGAAGCTTCACCAGATCGAGCAGTTCCAGCATCCGCTGCCGTCGCTCCGCCACCGTCTTGCCGACGCCAAACTTCTCCAGCGTGCGGATGATCTGCGACCCGACAGAATGGCTGGGATTGAGCGTGTCAAATGGGTTCTGGAACACCATCTGGATCGACGAGATGGTCTCGACGTCGCGCTTCTCGATCGACGTGTTGGCGATCTGACGATTGCCGAGCGTCACGCCGCCCTCAGTCGCGGTCTCCAGTCCGAGCAGGATCTTGGCGAGGGTCGACTTGCCGCAGCCGGATTCGCCCACGATCGCCACCGTCTCGCTCTCGCGCGCCATGAACGAGAT contains:
- a CDS encoding META domain-containing protein, with the protein product MSRFAMMFAAFIVAAPLPAFADEPETPLMTSSAAQSSLDWSGAWTRMELAGPDGALQPLPAAAKLTFEVDKELRVSLSVGCNRIGTQIVPGEGNAVTFAPGMATEMACPGEIGDAEQKLTDAIQKVAGYETRGTNVVFLDATGKPLMLIGR
- the preA gene encoding NAD-dependent dihydropyrimidine dehydrogenase subunit PreA, with translation MADIRNNFVGIKSPNPFWLASAPPTDKAYNVERAFKAGWGGVVWKTLGEEGPPVVNVNGPRYGAIWGADRRLLGLNNIELITDRALQLNLQEIKQVKKNWPDRALVASIMVPCEEASWKAILPLVEETECDGIELNFGCPHGMSERGMGSAVGQVPEYIEMVARWCKQYTRMPVIVKLTPNITDIRYPARAAHKGGADAVSLINTISSITAVNLDTFSPEPSIDGKGSHGGYCGPAVKPIALNMVAEIARDPQTRGLPISGIGGVTTWRDAAEFLALGAGNVQVCTAAMTYGFKIVQEMIAGLENWMDEKGHRSLDDIIGRATPNVTDWQYLNLNYITKAHIDQDLCIKCGRCHIACEDTSHQAITSMVDGVRHFEVMEDECVGCNLCVNVCPVEGCIDMVPLAAGALDQRTGKIVQPNYANWTQHPNNPMSKAPAKVAEPAE
- a CDS encoding DMT family transporter, which gives rise to MSVAPRHTLFATGRQKLLGHLAMIGFAAFVAGSFSFGAIAAPHVAPAALNAVRFAIGTGVMTGVAMALTGGHIEWPRAVWRYGVLGALMAAFFVTMFVALRFTDPVSSGAVFTLMPIASAGFGWLLLGQVPRGTVVVSIVLAAVGSLWVVFRGDLAAAARFEVGRGELIFFAGVLCHAAYGPLIRRFNRGEEGVVFTLWTVAATGLCLAAWGLRDIVATDWMSLPTEVWVTILYLATFTSGGSFFLTQYASMRLPAAKVLAYSYLTPVFIILYEGLMGHGWASAPVVAGASVIVLGLLVMAFAGD
- a CDS encoding TRAP transporter permease, translating into MTRPDGTDGELEDVRLAPMELNEEEARELEEKFDSEMRFRKLSPATAWLVGSALVTLSLFHYYTAGFGLLHEMVHRGIHLSFVLALVFLVFPFWKSGYDRPATSTLLTPLGIPLYDWILAIAAVVAVAHVPLIPLDELAFRVGNPTRTDVALGLTLIVVLLEATRRSVGWPLPIIALLFMAYALFGPWMPSILVHPGNTVAQLVDHLYLTTQGIYGIALGVVATYVFHFVLFGVFATRIGLGQLFLDCAAWVAGRYAGGPAKVSIFGSALFGMISGSSVANTVTVGSLTIPAMIRLGYRRPFAAAVEAASSTGGQITPPIMGAAAFLMIEFLELPYTTIILAAIVPAFMHFFGVLMQVHFEAKRSGLRGMRPDEMPDLSAALKRDWPTIIPLIALIGVLLAGYTPYLAAFWGITLCIVVGLLNPRRRMTFLEVFEGLRDGAKYALAVGAAAATVGIVVGVVTLTGVGFKVSYIVTSTAAEMAAFVGTILPVDWFAPTTLTLLFTLLMTGVVCILMGCGIPTTANYIIMVTIAAPSLVMLGVEPIVAHFFVFYYGVLADITPPVALAAYAAAGMAGADPFKTGNLAFRLGLGKVLVPFVFVFSPSLLLVTKDFTWSSFILAFGGCAFGIVCLSAALSRYMLVPTRAWENILLVVAAMLMIAPEGYSTAIGAILVLPVLLRQFAAFRAPPALAS